The Fusarium oxysporum Fo47 chromosome II, complete sequence genome includes a region encoding these proteins:
- a CDS encoding peptidase family M48-domain-containing protein — translation MDFLQRLARFLDRPLFPWKKLIMGFSVGQYLFESFLTLRQYRVLQKTSPPAVLSKEVSQEVFDKSQAYGRAKAKFEIINGLYSQVQNLAFMHFDVLPKLWSWTGDLLLKWAPARFTGEISHTIVFVLTFAVISQLLRLPSSIYQTFVLEEKFGFNKQTPKLFVTDLIKTQALTFVLAPPFLAGFLKIIQKTGNQFFYYLWLFVIALQVFMITIYPVAILPLFNKLSPLEDGELKTKVEALAASLKFPLHELYVIDGSKRSAHSNAYFFGLPWKKHIVIYDTLIEKSEPDEVVAVLAHELGHWKLGHTTSLFGISQAHTFYIFLLFSVFINNHSLYSSFGFLKQHPIIIGFILFSDALAPMDLVINLLMHIVSRKFEFQADAFAKQLGYPEQLARSLLKLQIQNLSTMDADWMYASYHFSHPHLSERLKALGWKGSEGVTDGVTDKSIGNEKEGVVKASGRDEL, via the exons ATGGATTTCCTTCAG CGCCTCGCGCGCTTCCTCGATCGACCGCTCTTCCCATGgaagaagctcatcatggGCTTCTCCGTAGGCCAATACCTCTTCGAATCGTTTCTCACTCTCCGTCAATATCGCGTCCTCCAGAAAACCAGCCCCCCCGCCGTCCTCTCCAAGGAAGTCTCCCAGGAAGTGTTCGACAAGTCTCAAGCCTACGGTCGCGCCAAGGCAAAGTTTGAAATCATCAACGGTCTCTACTCTCAGGTTCAGAATCTCGCTTTCATGCACTTCGATGTCCTTCCTAAACTGTGGTCCTGGACTggtgatcttcttctcaagtgGGCTCCTGCGCGCTTCACTGGAGAGATCAGCCATACTATCGTATTCGTCTTGACTTTCGCCGTTATTAGCcagcttcttcgtcttccttcTTCGATTTATCAGACTTTCGTCCTTGAGGAGAAGTTTGGTTTCAACAAGCAGACGCCTAAGCTCTTTGTCACCGATCTCATCAAGACCCAAGCTCTCACCTTCGTTCTCGCGCCTCCTTTCCTCGCAGGtttcctcaagatcatccaGAAGACTGGTAACCAGTTCTTCTACTACCTGTGGCTCTTCGTCATTGCTCTTCAGGTCTTCATGATCACCATCTACCCCGTTGCTATCCTGCCTCTGTTCAACAAGCTGTCTCctcttgaggatggtgagcTCAAGACCAAGGTTGAAGCTCTTGCCGCTAGCCTCAAGTTCCCTCTCCACGAGCTCTATGTCATTGATGGAAGCAAGCGAAGCGCCCACTCCAACGCCTATTTCTTTGGTCTCCCCTGGAAGAAGCACATTGTTATCTACGATACTCTCATCGAGAAGAGCGAGCCTGATGAGGTTGTTGCTGTTCTTGCTCACGAATTGGGCCACTGGAAGCTTGGTCACACGACCAGCTTGTTCGGTATCTCTCAG GCCCATACTTTCTacatcttcctcctcttctctgttttcatcaacaaccactCTCTGTACTCCTCGTTCGGTTTCCTCAAGCAGCACCCGATCATCATTGGtttcatcctcttctctgaTGCTCTTGCTCCTATGGATCTCGTCATCAACCTGCTTATGCATATCGTCAGCCGCAAGTTCGAGTTCCAGGCCGATGCCTTCGCTAAGCAGCTTGGTTATCCCGAGCAGCTTGCTCGctctcttctcaagctccagATCCAGAACCTTAGCACCATGGACGCCGATTGGATGTACGCCAGCTACCACTTCTCTCACCCCCATCTGTCTGAGCGCCTCAAGGCCCTTGGCTGGAAGGGCTCCGAGGGTGTCACCGACGGCGTCACTGATAAGTCCATTGGCAACGAGAAGGAGGGTGTTGTCAAGGCCAGTGGACGTGATGAGCTGTAA
- a CDS encoding myosin-like coiled-coil protein-domain-containing protein, with amino-acid sequence MPASQVDAPVANGHDGHAHSPTKKGKGKKGMDNNEASRLLHARISQLEQDAAGDKEQELEIEREVKRANRDLLQQVSKMDNMQKIDHLTKRSSELLADMRRLERENQKNKRRGDTLQKERDASRTELNKTVGLKEKLEKLCRELQRDNNKMKNENKELQTTQKRNNAHWDEKYATLLTKLDGYQEEKDTPKKQVVDMEVDELFRIRFKSFIEQYELRELHFHSLMRTKELEVQYHMARYEREKKNAEGESTKARHLQAQVQAFTKTETELRNQLNVYVDKFKQVEDTLNNSNDLFLSFRKEMEDMSKKGKRLEKENEALKRQKEATAANIIRMAEERQEWKKKTETAEKKTEKLMSIIQQMQQQGRRVPPGMSNTVESGYSDSHGGNEGDESDYSDEEGEEEELSEFDDDTEEEPQGNEQGTPVAYGPERPPQPVPSAATNGH; translated from the exons ATGCCTGCCAGCCAGGTGGATGCTCCTGTAGCCAACGGGCATGACGGACACGCTCATTCACCTACCAAGAAAggcaaaggaaagaaaggaaTGGATAACAACGAGGCATCGCGTCTGCTCCATGCGCGGATATCCCAGCTGGAGCAGGATGCCGCGGGAGATAAGGAGCAAGAGCTGGAGATTG AACGTGAAGTGAAGAGAGCGAATCGGGATCTCCTTCAGCAGGTATCCAAGATGGACAACATGCAGAAAATCGACCACCTCACCAAGCGGTCTAGTGAACTGTTGGCTGATATGCGACGATTGGAGCGTGAAAATCAGAAGAACAAGCGGCGCGGGGACACCCTacaaaaagagagagatgcAAGCCGCACGGAGCTTAATAAGACTGTCGGTCTTaaggagaagctggaaaAGTTATGTCGCGAGCTCCAGCGGGATAATAACAAGATGAAG AATGAGAATAAGGAGCTTCAGACGACACAGAAACGGAACAACGCTCACTGGGACGAAAAGTATGCTACACTCTTGACAAAACTCGATGGATATcaggaagaaaaagataCTCCGAAGAAACAAGTCGTGGATATGGAAGTCGACGAGCT GTTCCGAATTCGCTTCAAATCGTTCATCGAGCAATACGAGTTACGAGAATTGCATTTCCACTCATTAATGCGCACCAAGGAACTCGAAGTGCAGTACCATATGGCGCGATACGAacgagagaagaagaacgcaGAAGGGGAATCGACGAAGGCGCGACATCTACAGGCGCAGGTCCAGGCGTTTACCAAGACAGAAACTGAGCTGAGGAATCAGCTAAATGTTTACGTTGATAAGTTTAAGCAG GTGGAGGATACCTTGAACAACAGTAACGATTTGTTCCTATCATTCCGCAAAGAGATGGAGGATATGTCGAAGAAGGGCAAGCGGTTAGAGAAGGAGAACGAAGCCCTGAAGCGACAGAAGGAGGCGACAGCTGCCAACATCATCCGCATGGCCGAAGAGCGCCAggagtggaagaagaagacagaaaccgccgagaagaagaccgagAAGCTCATGAGCATTATCCAGCAAATGCAGCAACAAGGGCGTAGGGTGCCACCCGGAATGTCCAACACCGTCGAAAGCGGTTACTCCGATAGTCACGGAGGAAACGAAGGAGACGAAAGCGACTACTCCGACGAGGAaggcgaggaggaagaaCTTAGCGAGTTCGACGACGATACAGAGGAGGAACCACAAGGCAACGAGCAAGGAACGCCAGTGGCCTATGGTCCTGAACGTCCCCCTCAGCCGGTTCCTTCGGCGGCGACAAACGGGCACTAG